Genomic window (Flavobacteriales bacterium):
CATATTTCAAGGTGTTCTTGGCGGTGACGAAGTTCACCACGGAGCCGCTGGCCAGTGCGTCGGGAAAATCGGTGATCACTAATGTTGACCGGGCATTGGCCTGCTTCATGATCCCGGGCAATAGCGCCCGGTCCTCCTCCGGTACGAACAGAATATGGCACCGGTCCACCTCTTGTGTCTCCGGTAGCTTCCGGACCTCGATGGGTTGTTTACCAATTGAACGGGTGGCGTACTTCTTAACGAGTTCCTGATAGAGGTTCCCGCTTCCCAGCACACCGATCACGAACGGCCCCCTCCGCAAGGCGGGCTCGCGCCACTCCACCAATTTGGCGATGTTGTAAATGTAGCTGGCCTGAATGATGGCGGTAGTGTCCTTGTCCGGTTCACGCTGGGCCGCGCCACCGAACAGAACGGAGGTCAGCAGCAGCAGCAGAACGGAGACCATTCGCCACAGG
Coding sequences:
- a CDS encoding YfiR family protein, giving the protein MKIRIFPFSVGRNTHPAGRTALWRMVSVLLLLLTSVLFGGAAQREPDKDTTAIIQASYIYNIAKLVEWREPALRRGPFVIGVLGSGNLYQELVKKYATRSIGKQPIEVRKLPETQEVDRCHILFVPEEDRALLPGIMKQANARSTLVITDFPDALASGSVVNFVTAKNTLKYEISVVNANKQNIDVGLTLKQLADRVVE